From a region of the Triticum aestivum cultivar Chinese Spring chromosome 7D, IWGSC CS RefSeq v2.1, whole genome shotgun sequence genome:
- the LOC123163959 gene encoding uncharacterized protein — MVKTPNSTPKAKAKAASGSGTGAGGAARPSPASASGSGSAKASKFKKRKAIGAGAKVAATAVAAADGSTSAGAAGRDEPAPAPVQKPSTPSGASPAASLKPATVAEGSSAAQVLAPKPDTAEEASASTPKPKPKLKPKPADAAAATSNGAGASGSSGGSKKQKKGHKERLMAWKGKGKQEEAQGNKKGMRKEEGEQGNKKGTGKEEGAKKEGGGDSRGGGLIFMCNAQTKPECFQNRVFGMPMGKKEMVEKVRPGTKVFLYDFDLRLLYGVYKATSKGGINLVRNVFNGKFPAQVKFTTDKDCLPLPESTFKHAIKENYSASRKFDPEITSTQVRRLMALFKPITVHQSAPRGHLDGRYRDEERRHQHEDRPHPLHVEDRRPQVVHVPPEDSYRATHFAPFPTEPRPGQFLVNVQDDHRYYQQAPPAPESQHIPLAPEARHVPLATGPHYAPSVPEPRHVPPAYYHHLAPSSDDSYYRSRVDPVHERIAARTPPRDYAAQLGELSARADHMSDLYRTTVRDARLEDPYRPGELAARGARVEELYRPVEIASRGDRVADLYQDLYRSAEVPSRGARMEDLYRPGEVAARDVRMEDPYRQGGIDARGSYGGLYRSDQLNARAVDLPHSYQTSNPAYAEASQRPVPTARANAPGAPVSSLYSFAGAPAYR; from the exons ATGGTGAAGACCCCCAATAGCACCCCCAAGGCCAAGGCCAAGGCGGCCTCCGGCTCCGGCACCGGCGCCGGCGGTGCTGCCAGGCCGTCCCCGGCGAGCGCCTCCGGCTCTGGTTCGGCGAAGGCGTCGAAGTTTAAGAAACGGAAAGCCATTGGCGCCGGCGCAAAGGTTGCGGCCACTGCTGTGGCAGCGGCCGATGGGTCGACTTCCGCGGGTGCTGCCGGCAGGGACGAACCTGCCCCTGCGCCTGTGCAGAAACCGTCCACGCCTTCTGGTGCGTCGCCTGCGGCATCTTTGAAGCCAGCCACCGTAGCTGAAGGATCATCTGCTGCCCAGGTACTGGCACCAAAGCCAGACACCGCTGAAGAAGCATCAGCGTCgactccaaagccaaagccaaagctaAAGCCAAAGCCGGCTGATGCTGCAGCTGCCACCAGCAATGGGGCGGGTGCTAGCGGTAGTAGTGGTGGTAGCAAGAAGCAGAAGAAGGGGCATAAGGAGAGGCTTATGGCTTGGAAGGGAAAGGGGAAGCAGGAGGAGGCGCAGGGGAATAAGAAGGGGatgaggaaggaggagggggagcaGGGGAATAAGAAGGGGacggggaaggaggagggggccaAGAAAGAAGGGGGTGGTGATAGCAGGGGAGGAGGGCTTATCTTCATGTGCAATGCACAGACTAAGCCGGAGTGCTTCCAGAACCGTGTGTTTGGCATGCCCATGGGGAagaaggagatggtggagaagGTCCGACCAGGGACAAAGGTATTCCTGTATGATTTTGACTTGAGGCTGCTATATGGAGTGTACAAGGCGACATCAAAGGGCGGGATAAACCTTGTCAGAAATGTATTTAACGGGAAGTTTCCTGCTCAG GTGAAATTTACGACTGATAAAGATTGCCTTCCTCTTCCTGAGAGTactttcaagcatgccatcaaagagAACTACAGTGCAAGCCGCAAATTTGACCCTGAGATCACTTCTACACAA GTTCGTAGGCTGATGGCTCTATTCAAGCCTATCACTGTACATCAATCAGCTCCAAGGGGTCATCTAGATGGAAGGTACCGCGATGAAGAAAGAAGGCATCAACATGAAGATAGGCCACATCCATTGCATGTTGAAGACAGGCGCCCGCAGGTGGTACATGTTCCTCCTGAGGACTCATACAGGGCAACACACTTTGCTCCATTTCCTACCGAGCCCCGACCTGGTCAATTTTTGGTTAATGTCCAGGATGATCACAGATATTATCAACAAGCACCTCCTGCACCTGAGTCTCAACACATTCCTCTTGCCCCAGAGGCTCGCCATGTTCCTCTTGCCACAGGGCCTCACTATGCGCCTTCTGTACCAGAGCCTCGGCATGTCCCACCAGCGTATTACCACCATTTGGCTCCTTCATCTGATGATTCTTACTACCGTTCTCGAGTGGATCCAGTGCATGAGCG CATTGCTGCCAGAACACCTCCAAGGGATTACGCAGCACAGCTTGGGGAGTTGTCTGCTCGTGCTGACCATATGTCGGACCTCTACCGGACCACTGTTCGTGATGCTCGCCTGGAGGATCCTTACCGCCCAGGAGAGCTTGCTGCCCGTGGTGCTCGTGTGGAGGAACTCTACCGCCCAGTAGAGATTGCTTCTCGTGGTGATCGTGTGGCGGATCTCTACCAGGATCTCTACCGCTCTGCAGAGGTTCCTTCTCGTGGTGCTCGTATGGAGGATCTCTACCGTCCAGGAGAGGTTGCTGCTCGCGATGTTCGTATGGAGGATCCCTACCGTCAAGGAGGGATAGATGCTCGTGGTTCTTATGGGGGGCTCTACCGTTCTGACCAGCTAAATGCTCGTGCAGTGGATCTCCCACATTCTTATCAGACCTCCAACCCTGCTTATGCTGAAGCCAGTCAGAGACCTGTCCCTACAGCAAGGGCCAACGCACCAGGTGCCCCGGTTTCCTCACTCTATTCCTTCGCTGGAGCGCCAGCATATCGATGA